The Coriobacteriia bacterium region CGACTTCCGGCTGAAGAAGCGGTAGATCGGGACGATCGTCGGCACCGGGACGAACGGGTCGCGCACCGTGACGGTGACGGTCACCGCACCTGAAAGAGCCGAGGGGCTGACCGGGGCGCTCGACGCGCCCACTGCCGGCTCCACGTAGCCGGCCGCTACCGCTCCGACCGCGCTGGCTGCGCCAGATCGCGCGCCAACCGAGTCGTTCGCGTGCAGCGCGCTCATCGCCCCGTCCGGGGCGAGCACGGTCAGCACTCCGACGAGCAGGGCCGCCACGATATGTGTGCCTCTCGTTCGCATGCGCGCTCGTCCACACCTTCCGTGCACGACCAGCCTGCCTGAGGACGGCTCGAACGGCCGGGTTGCGCCTCATCGCCCCCGAGCCGTGGTCGTCGTCTTCGTTCCGTGCTGCACCTTACGTATCGGCTGAACGCAGTTCGTGCATGAAGGGATGCGAGCATCCCTCCGTTCAGCGGTGACCAGGGCCGGACGGACGGCACGCTTCGGCAGACGAACGACAGGCCCGCCAGCCGAAGCTGACGGACCCGTCGGTCGATCGAACGTGGTGTTCGGCTACTGCGCCAGCCAGTACGCGGGACCTTCGAAGCGGTAGACGTTCGGCCAGTTGGCGATCACGAGGTCCGCCTCCTCGGCTGACGCGGTGAAGAAATGGCTGCCATTCTTGAGGTTGTAGAAGCGGTAGACGGGGGCGGATCCCCCGGCGGCGACGGGCGTGACCCTGTAGGTCTCCCCCTCGTAGCTGTACACGTTGGACCACTGCGCGACCACGGTATCCCGCTCCTGCGCGGAAGCGGTGTAGAAGTGGCTCTGGTTGCTGCGGTTGTAGAAGCGGTAGAGCGGCTGGATGTTCTTCGCTGGGTTCACCCAGTACGCCACGCCCTCGTACCGGTACACGCCGGACCAACGGGTGATGACGCCATCCCGCTCGTCATGCGACGGCGTGAAGAAGTGCGTAGCGCCGGCCGGCTTGTAGAACCGGAACACCGGCTCCAGCCCCGGCGCGGGAGGCGCCGCCACGGTGAAAGCGACCCGGCGGGTGTAGGGCACTCCGCCGAGCGAAGCCGTCAGGGTGAGTTCGTGTGCTCCTGCCGACGAGACCGTGCTGCCCGAAGCGACGGGCGCACCGTCGAGGGTCGCCGTTAAGGTGCCCGCGTCGGCGCCCGTGCACGAGAAGCAGAGCGTCACGGGACAGTAGTAGGGCGGCATTCCCTCGGAGACGCCGGTCACGGCGAACGCGACCGGTAGGGGGCCCGCCGACGTGTACTGCGTGCCGAGACCGCTCGTTGCGGGCACGATCTCGTGTCCCGAGAGGATCAGCGGCGCCGGCTGGCCGTCGACTGCACGTGAGACGTGCATGTGGTCGCCTGTGGAGTTGCCCGTGCTGCCGGCATACCCGATGAGCGTCCCGCCGGCCACGGCGCCGGTAGCGCCGAAAGCGCTCAGGTGCGCCACGTGGATCTGCTCGCGCCCGTCGGCGGACATCCAGATGATCGAGTTCCCGTAGCCGTCGCCCCATCCGGTCGAAAAGATGGTCACGCTGCCCGCTTCGGGGGCGAACACCGGCCGCCCGGCATCGCCTTCGTTCGCGTTGATGTCCACGACCCACGCGTCCGGGCATGTGCCGAAGACGCTCCGGTGGTTGGAGTAGGTGGTCGCCCGATACGGGGTGCCTGCCGCGTAAAGGTCCCCCTGAGCGGCATGCGCGGCCACGGGCAGCACAAGCGCGGACAGAAGCGCGAGAGCGAGTGCGATGGCGAAGCGCCGAACCCTCACAGGCGCCCCTCCCACCGCCGCATGATCGTCTGTTCGCGGCTCGGTCCGACCGCGATCATCGCGACCGGCACCTCGGCGAGGTCCTCGAGGAAAGCGATGTAGTCCTGCGCCGCCTTCGGCAGTGCCTCGAACGTGCGGCAGCCGGTGATGTCGGTCTTCCAGCCGGGAAGCTCCTCGTAGATCGGCTTCGCGTGATGGAATGCCGTCTGGTGCGCGGGAAGGTCATTGTAGCGTTTGCCCTCGTACTCGTACGCCACGCACACCTTGATGCGGTCGAGGTCCGAGAGGACGTCGAGTTTGGTGATGACGAGATCCGTGAGACCGTTGACCTGCACCGCAAAGCGGGCGATGAGCCCGTCGAACCACCCGGCGCGCCGCTCGCGGCCGGTCGTGGTGCCGTACTCGTGGCCCACCTCGATGAGGTGCCGCCCGGTCTCGTCGAAGAGCTCGGTGGGAAACGGGCCGCTCCCCACGCGCGTGATGTACGCCTTGGCGATGCCGAGGACGCGGTCGATGCGCCGGGGGCCCACGCCCACGCCCGTGCAGGCGCCGCCCGCGGTGGGCGAGCTCGACGTCACGAACGGGTAGGTGCCGTGATCGAGATCGAGCAGGGCGCCCTGCGCGCCTTCGAAGAGCACCCACTGATCGGCGTCGAGCGCTTTGTTGATGAGCGCGCTCGTCTCGGCGATGTGCGGCTTGATGCGCTCCGCGTAGGGCAGGTACTCCTCGGCGATCTGGTCCACCGTGTAGGTAGGCAGGTCGTACACCTTGGAGAGGATGTCGTTCTTCTCGTGCAGCGCCGCCTCGATCTTCTTGCGGAAGATGTGCTCGTCGATGAGGTCCTGGACGCGGAGGCCCATGCGCGAGGCCTTGTCCATGTACGCCGGACCGATGCCGCGGCGCGTGGTGCCGATCTCCTGGCTTCCGAGCCGGCGCTCGCTCGCGCCGTCCAGGTCGCGATGGTACGGCATGATGAGGTGCGCGTTGCAGCTGATAAGCAGCCGCCGGGTCGAAAGACCGTCTGCCTCAAGGCGGTCCATCTCCTCGAGCAGCACCTTCGGGTCGATGACGCACCCGTTGCCGATGACCGGCGTGATGTGCGGATACATGATGCCGCTCGGGATGAGATGAAGCTTGAGCGTGCGGCCACCGTGAATGACGGTGTGCCCCGCGTTGTTCCCGCCCTGAAAGCGCACGACGTAATCAAAGTCGTCCGCGATGAGGTCGGTGATCTTGCCCTTGCCTTCGTCGCCCCACTGGGCGCCGACCAGGACGATGCCGGCCATCTGGTGAGCTCCTCGAAGTGTTCGGCCCCGCGGACTCTCGCCGCCGCTCCCGGGCCGGGCACGCCGCCGAGCCAGGCGGCATGCTCTGCGTCCCCCTCAGCCAAGGACGCCCGGGCTAGTATGCCCGAGGAGCGCGCGAAGCGCTAGTGCAGGTGTGCTCGGCGGCGGCGCACGCTGATCACTCGAATGCGCGACGGAGCAGATCGTTCGCCTCGCTGTTGCACTCGGGACATCCGACGCGCGGGTCACCGGCGATCGGCCCGTGAAGGCTGCACCACGCTTCGGCGGTCACGCGGCGACCGCTCCGGAGCTTCCGGCCGCCGATGCCGATACGGATCTCCAGGTAGGGACTGCCGTTGGCCGCGAGGATCGCCGGCACCGGGCAGCCTTTGCAGTCGCCAGGCTGCCACTCGGCCGAGCGCGGTGCCTTCGCGACCCGGCACTTCTGCCGGCTCGCGCCACGCGCGAAGTCCTCGTAGTAGTGGACGCACTCGTCGCCTGTGGGTGTGATCATCGGGCCGCTCCTCGGCACGCACGCGTGTACTCGCCGACACCAGTCTACCCGAGCCGGAACGCTCATCGGGACTTGGCAGGCGTGCGGAGCCGGGTGGATACTCGCTCAGGAGCATTCGACCGGGAGGGACGCCGATGAAGCGCATGCCGATGACCCGCATACTCACGATCCTGCTCGTGCTCGCCCTGTTCGCCGCGCTGCCGATTGCAGGCGGATGCGACAAGGACGAGGAGACGCCCGACGTCCCGGTGGCCGAGGAGGCAGACTCCGGGTCCGAGAGCGCCGATGGCGAAGCCGTGACCGACGCAGATGACGCTGTCGAGACGCCTGCCGAGGACGGCAGCGGCGCCGGCGAGGCCACAAACGCCCCGGCGACGATCACCGTGCGTCTGTACTGGGTCGAGGCCGGCGAGAATGCGATCGGCATCGAGCGCACGCTCCCCTACACGCAGGCGGTCGCCACCGCCGCGATGAATGCGCTGCTTGCCGGACCCACGGCCCAGGAGCAGGCCACCTGGCCTGCCATCAGCAGCGCGATCCCGGCCGGCACGACGCTCAACGGCGTCACGGTCGCCGGTGGTGTGGCGAAAGTCGACCTCTCCTCGGAGTTCGAGTCGGGCGGCGGCACGTTCTCGGTCACCGCGCGCCTCGCACAGGTGGTCTACACGCTCGAGCAGTTCCCCACGGTGGATGCCGTGGAGTTCTACCTCGATGGCGTGAAAGTCGAGATGTTCTCGGGCGAGGGACTCATCCTCGACGGCCCGCAGACACTCGACGACTACGACGGCTACCTGCCGATCGACGCGTAGGAACGCACCCGTCCCGGTGCATCGGCACGGAATCGCACGCACGCAGCCGCAATCACATCCTGCTGACAGTCGGACGGTTATGCTCTGCCAATACCGCATGACGAAGGGAACCTCGTGGCCGCCGGCACCACGCTGAGAGCTCGTCTCATGATCGGATTCACGGCAATCATCGCCGGTGCGCTTCTGCTCGCCGCGGCCTTTGGCATCTGGCGTTTCGATGCCACGATCACCCAGCAGGCGCAAGCCTCCGTGTCGTCCAACATGACCGTCGCCTCCAGCCTGCTCGCCGATGAGATCGCCGCGGTGACGGCTGCAACCGCCGAGACCGCCGTCGACGGCACGCTACCCTTTGCCGACGATGAGCAGCGTCTCGCGCTCACCAACGGCCTCGCGCGCAGGGCCGAGCTGACGGGGATCACCTACTTCGCGTTTGTCTCGCCGTCCGGCGAGGTGGGGGCAACGAGCATGGGCACGGCGGGCTACCCGTCGCAGTGGCCCCTGCTGCTCGAGTGGGCGGCTGCGGGCAGTACCGACGGCGGGCTCGCGATCGTCCCGGCCGAGGACCTCGACGCGATCGGCGTTGGGAGCCACCTCCGGTTGACGGCGAAAGCGACCGACAAGGGCACGGTCGTGGAGGGTGAGGGAGACGGAGCCCTTGCCGTGGTGTCGGTGGCACCCACGAACGGCGGCGTCCTCGTGGGCGTGCGCATCCTCAAGCTCGACAACGAGTTCGTGGACTCAGTGGTCGCGAAGGTCGGCGGAACGTCAACGCTCTTCCAGGGCGGCGTTCGCGTAGCGACGACCCTCACCGACGAGGACGGCTATCGGGCGCTCGGCACCGTGGTCTCCGACACCGTGCGCAGGGCCGTTCTCGAGAACGGCGAGTCGTATCTGGGTGACGCGTTCGTCTTCGATCGCACATACCTTGCCGCGTACGAGCCCCTCCGCGATCCGACCGACACGGTCGTCGGCATGCTGTACGTGGGTGTGGACGAGACCCCCTACTCGGACGCCACTCGAGGCTTCGCGCTCGCCTTCTCGGCCGTGATCCTGTTCGCGCTCGTGGCCGCGCTCATCGGAGCACTGAACGTGAGCAAGTCCCTCGCCACGCCGCTCATGCAGATGAGCGACGCCGCCGGGCAGGTGGCAAACGGCGACCTGACGGCTCAGGTGCCCACTGCGGGTTATCGCGAACTCCGGCAGCTCGGCGAATCGTTCAATACGATGACCGGCGGCCTGAAGACGATGATCTGGCACGTTGACCAGTCGGTGAGCCAACTCCGGACGGTCGCCTCACAGATAACGGCTGCCTCGCGGTCGTCCGCCGAGCAGGCCACGGCGCAGGCCTCATCGGTCGCACAGACCACGGCGACCCTGGAGGAACTCTCGCGGAGCTTCCAGTCCGTTGCCGACGGCGCGCGCAAGGTGCTCCACGTGGCCGAAGACGCGCTCGAATCCGCGCAGACCGGCGCCGCGACCATCGACCGCGCCCACGACGCTATGGACGAACTCGCGACGGGCGCGCGGGACATCGCCGGAGCCGCGTCCGCGATGAACGAGGTCGCCGACGGCATCACGGACATGACGTCGATCATCGGCGGGATCGCCGAGCAGACCAAGATCCTCGCGCTCAACGCCGCCATCGAAGCCGCGCGCGCCGGCGAGGCCGGCAAGGGCTTTGCGGTCGTCTCCTCGGAAATCCGCACACTCGCCAACAGCGTCTCGGTGTCCGCAGCGCGGATAGCCGAGATGGTCACCGGGATACAGGACGCCACCGCGCGACTCCAGGCCGCGGCCTCCCGCCAGACGGCGCTGTCCGACGGCACCGTGCGGTCGAGCGACGAGTCGCGCGCGACCTTCGATGCGATCGTGCAGCAGATGGCCGACACGGCCTCGGCCGCGCGTGAGATCGCCGAGGCCACCGTGCAGCAGACGCGAGCGTCCGATCAGCTCGTCGAGGCGATGCACCAGGTGAGCGTCAGCACGCGTGAGACGGCGTCGGCAGCGAAGCAACTGGCGAGTTCGGCCGAGTCGGTCGAGGCCGAGGCTGGGACGCTCACTGCCGGATTCACCCGCTTCAAGACCCGCTAGCGGGCAAGCGACTCCAGCGCTGCGCGCGCGGCCACCATGCCGCTCGAGCCTGACTGCACGAGGCCGCGGGTGACACCCGCGCCGTCTCCGACGGCGTAGAGTCCGGCGATCTTCGTCTGCAGCTGCGGGCTGAGCTCGAGTCGCGAGGAGTAGAACTTCACCTCGATGCCGTACAGCAGCGTTCCGTCGGCTGCCACGCCCGGCGCCAGCGTGTCCATCGAATCGAGGAAGTCGAGAATGTCCACGAGGTGGCGGTACGGCAGCACGAACGACAGGTCGCCGGGGGTGGCCGACGGCATCGTGGGTGTGACGACCGACTCGGCGATGCGCTTTGCGGTAGAACGCCGTCCCGCACGCAGGTCGCCGAGGCGCTGCACCAAGATGCCCTCGCCGAGCAGGTTCGCGAGCCGAGCGATCGACGTGCCGTAGGTGATCGGCTCGTGGAACGGATGGGTGAACTGCTGGCTCACGAGCACTGCGAAGTTGGTGTTCGCGGTGCGCTTCTCGGCATACGAGTGGCCGTTGACGGTGACGATGTCGCCGTAGCTCTCGGCCGTGACCGCACCGTACGGGTTCATGCAGAACGTGCGCACCTGGTCGCCGAAACGGTGCGACATCTGGATGAGCTTGGCCTCGTAGAGATGGTCGGTAAGCGGCTCCATCACGGGTGCGGGGACTTCGACGCGAACGCCGATGTCCACGGCGTTGTTCACGAGGCCGATGCCGAGCTCCCGCGCCTGGGCCGCGAGCCAGTCCGCGCCTTCGCGGCCCGGGGCGGCGATCACGACCTCCGTGCTCACGGTCGTGCCGTCGGCCAGTTCCACGCCACGCACGCGGCCTTCCTCGGCAAGGATCCGTGTGACTGCCGTGCTCGTGCGCACCTCGACGCCCGCCGACGTGAGGTACCCGTGCATCGCCTCAAGGACCGCTGGCGAGCGGTCACTGCCGATGTGGCGGATGCGCATCGGGACGAGGCGCATCTCGGCGAGCGTCGCCTGGCGCATCAGCCTGTCGGTCGCCTCGGGATCCGGGGTGTGCACCACGGTGGTCGCGCCGAACTCGAGCCAGATGCGGTCGCTGTCCTCGATGAGCTGCTCGAGGGCCGCGGTGCCGGTGTACTCGCCGAGCCACCCGCCCACCTCGGTCGAGAGCGTGAGCTTGCCGTCCGAGAACGCGCCCGCGCCTCCCCAGCCGGTCGTTATGGCGCAAGTCGCGCAGCCGATGCAGCTCGCCTGGCGTGCCGGGCACGAGCGCTTGTCGATCGGCTTGCCGCGCTCCAGAAGCAAGATGCGGAGGTCCGGACGTGCCCGTACGAGCTCGATGGCCGCGAAGATGCCCGCGGGACCCGCACCGATGATGACGACGTCGTAGCGCTGCTCGCTCATGCAAGGCCCTCCGTGGGTGGCGGGACGCGCTCGCTACGGATTCCTGGCGAGCGACACGAACCGCGTGAACCGCTCGAGATACGAGAGGCGGCAGCTATCGGTCGGGCCGTTGCGGTGCTTGGCCACGATGATCTCGGCCTCGCCCTTCTGCGGGCGGCCCGGTTCGTCCTGCGCACCGGGGTCCGTGTTGCGGTCGATGAAGATGACCACGTCGGCGTCCTGCTCGATGGCGCCGGACTCGCGCAGGTCGGAGAGCATCGGTCGCTTGGAGGTGCGCTGCTCGACGGCACGCGAGAGCTGCGAAAGCGCGACCACGGGGCAACCGAGCTCCTTGGCGAGGATCTTGAGCCCTCGGGAGATCTCGGCGATCTCAACCTGCCGGTTCTCTGAGCGCCGTCCATGCGGCTGCATCAGCTGCAGATAGTCGACGATGATGAGTCCGTTCTCCACGCCGCGGAACAATCGCCGCGCCTTCGCCCGAACCTCAAGGATGGAGATCGAGGGCGTGTCATCCACATGGAGCCGGTCGAGGGGCAGTCGGCCCATCGCCTGCATCAGAAGCGGCCAGTCCTCGTCGGCCAGATACCCCGTGCGCAGTTTCTGTGAGTCCACGCGAGCCTCCGCGCACATGATGCGCTGCACGAGCTGGGCCGAGGACATCTCGAGGCTGAACACGGCGGTTGTCGCACCCGCCTTGGCCGCGTTCACCGCGATGTTGAGCGCGAGTGCGGTCTTCCCCACCGATGGACGGGCCGCGAGGATGATCAGGTCGCCCTTGTGCATGCCGGCGAGGATCTTATCCAGATCCGGGAAGCCGGTGGGCACGCCGGTGACGTGGCTCTTGTGGTCGTAGAGCTTCTCGAGTTCAGCGAAGCTCTCCTTGACGAGATCGTCGAGCACCCGGAAGTTCGACGACACGCGCTTGTTCGTGACCGCGAAGATGGTCTTCTCGGCGCGCTCGACAACTTCATCGATGTCGTCGGGGTTCTCGTAACTGTACGCCTGGATGGTCGTCGCCGCGTCGATGAGCTGTCGCAGCATCGACGTGCGCTTCACGATCTGCGCGTAGTACTCGGCGTTCGCGGCGGTCGGCACGGCGCCGGTGATGTCCAGCAGGTACGGCTTGCCTCCGGCCGCGTCCAACTCTCCCGACGACTCGAGCCGCGCGGCCACGGTGATCTGATCCACGGCGTCGCCGCGCAGGTGCAGGTACTTGATGGCCGAGAAGATCTTGCGGTGCGGCGGGCGATAGAAGTCGTCCACGTCCACGATCGTGATGCAGTTCTCGACCGCATCCGCCGACAGGAACATCGAGCCGAGCAGCGACTGCTCGGCCTCTATGTTGTGCGGCGGTACACGCTCGCGGAGGGCCTGGACTCCATCGTCAGCCATCGTCGGACTCCAATCGGGCAGACGAGGCGCCGCACTCGCGGCGCCCCACCGGTTCCCGGCGCCTTAGACCTCGTCTTCGGCCTCGGTTGCCTCATCGGCGACCTCGGCTGCTTCATCATCCTCGTCAGCGGTGACATCGTCGTCCGCCTCGGCGGGCTCGGCGTCGTCGGCCACAGCCTCTACTACCGGCTTGGCCTCGACGGGAGCCGCCTCGAACGGCAGAAGCACGCCGCCCAGCGGAACCACGTTGAGCACGAGATGCGCCGTGACGTCCTGGTAGATCCGGACATCGATCGTGTGCTCGCCAACGGTCTTGATGTGACCGTGCAGGTCGAGCTTCTTGCGGTCGACATCCACGCCGAGCTGCGCGCTGAGTGCGTCGGCGACCATGCCCGAGGTGACCGAGCCGAACAGCTTGCCGCCGTCGCCCGCCTTAGCCTCGATCACGAGGGCCTTGCCCGCGATCAGTGCGGCCTGGCCTTCGGCCTCGACACGCTTGGTCTCCTCGCGCTTGCGGATGTTGTGCATCCGGGCCTCGAGCTGCTTGAGGTTCCCGGACGAGGCCAGTATGGCCATGTTGCGGGGCAGGAGGTAGTTCGTGGCGAAGCCACGCGCGACATCGATGACGTCGCCTTCCTTTCCTCTGCCCTTCACGTCAGTCAACAGAATGACCTTCATCGTTTCTCCTACTCGTTCTTTGAGCCGCTCCGCGGACGCGCGGCGCGGTCGTGCACTGTCTCTAGTCCTTCTCGGGCGTGGTGCCGGACTGTGCCGACGAAGACGCCTCGCGCGGCAGCCGCCGCAGGTTCAGCCACATATCCGCCAGCCCCGTGAGACTGACCGCCGGAGCGAACGCCTCGGTCACGCCCAGGAGGACGAAACCTGCGATCCTAACCGGCCGGGAGAACTTGGCTCGTTCGTACAGACCTGCGAAGACGGCCACACCCTGCAGGAAGAAGACCAGCCGAGCGACCATCAACAGGTTACTGCCCACGATCTCGAGCGACGGTGCAAGGTCCACCGGCAACCGTCCTGCTGCAAGCAGGGCGATCGCGACGATCGGCAGTACGACCATCCGCACGTCGAGATCGAATGCCGCCAGCGGCGGCATGCGCTTGAGCGCCACGCCGAGGCGGGCTCCCATCGCACCAACCGCGACCACGACCAGAACGGCGGTCAGCCCGTTCACTGTCACGAGCGCACCCGGCCACAGGGCCACCAGCGGCTGCATGACCTCGTCGCCCAGCTCCGCCTGCGCGAAGAGGGCCCGAACGGCAGCTTCGACGTAGGCGTTCACACTCTGGCCAGCTTCGGCGGCGTACACCGAGAGCTCGACCACGCTGAGCGCGGTCAACAACGCAGTCACGACGGTCATCGTCTCGAGCGCGGACCTGTACCGCATCAGGACCGCGGTCAGCGGTCCCACGATGAGCAACGAGATCACCAGCAGTGCGGTGTAGACGTACGGCTCGCTCGCTCCGACCGCCGAACCCAGCAGCGGCACGATGATGCCGTACAGAAGACCGCCTGCTGCAAGACCTCCCAGGATGACTGCGACGATCGAGACCGCCACCTGACGGCCGTAGACCAGCCCGGCCAGACCAGCTGCCGCGATCGGCAGCCCGATGACAGGATCGATCAGCACCGCCGTTAGGGCGCCCATGATCGCGACGAGTGCCAGAGACACCGCCCGCCGACCGTTGAGCGCTCCAGGCGCCGTGTTACCTGCGACCCTTGCCATCGACCTTGCCACTCACAACCGGAACGGCGTAGGGGATGAGCGCCATCTCGCGCGCGCGCTTCACGGCCGTGGCCAGCGAATGCTGATGCTGTGCGCAGTTGCCCGAGACCCGGCGCGGCTTGATCTTGCCACGGTCGGTCGTGTACTTGCGTAGCATGTTCACGTCTTTGAAGTCGATGTACTCGACCTTGTCCTTGCAGAAGGCGCAGTAGCGGCGCTTCGGCTTCCTCGAGTAATCACTCATGCACGTACCTCCTTCCAGCCCCCTGCGGGGGCGGTGTATCGACCGCGCAGCGGGAGGGTACCGCCTGCGGCTGATGCGTCATCTAGAACGGGATCTCTTCTCCCGAATCGTCACCGGAGTCGGGCGCCGGCGCATCGGCCATAGCCGAGCCACCGCCGTGTCCGCCATCCCTCGACGACAGGAACTCGATCTCGTCGGCGACGACCTCGAGCTTCGAACGCTTGTCGCCCTGCTGGGATTCCCACTGGCTCCAGCGGAGCTTGCCTTCGATCGCGACTTTCGAGCCTTTGAAAAGGAAGCGCGAAAGCGCTTCAGCCCGTGCGCCGAAGACGGTCACGTCCACGAAGTTCGGGACGTCTTCCCACTCACCCGTCTGCTGGTTCTTGCGACGATCGTTCACGGCAACGCCCATCTTGAGGACGTTCATGCCGCTCCCGGTCGCGCGCAGCTCGGGATCGCGGGTCAGGTTGCCAGTTATCACCACTCGATTGATGCCCACGTGTGCCACCTCACTCGTTGATACCGGTCGTTACGACGCCGGCCAGATGTCTAGTCAAGATCGTCGCGACGGACGATCATGAATCGGAGCACCTGGTCGGTGATGTGCAGGACGCGGTCGAGCTCGGCGACGACGGCCGTGGCAGCGTGGAATTGGACGACCTGGTAGTCGCCCTCCTCCGTGTGGTCGATCTCGTGGGCAAGACGGCGCTTGCCCCAGGAATCCTCGGAATCGACCGTGCCGCTCTCGGCGGTGATGAGGCCCCTGATCTTCTCAAGGACGGCATCACGTGCCTCGTCCTCGAGGTTGGGGCGCAAGATGAGCATAAGTTCGTAAGCCTTCAATGTTCACCTCCCTCGGACTATGCGGCCCCGGGACCATTGAAGGCGATGCCCGGAGCAGGAAATGAAGCTTCCGAAGTGTACCAGAGGCTCGACAGCCCTACAATGACGTCTACCCCAACCCTCTGACACCCTGCGGCTTCGCCTTCAGTCCACGTGAACGGGAGCTGCTCGGCGCACAAGCACCAACCCGGCGGCTGCAACGCCCACCCCAAGCGCCAGCACTGCGCCGGCAGCGTTCCGCCCTGCGGGAACCGCGACGTGCGGACGATCGCGCACCGTGGCGCGAACGACGTTTGGAACCAGAGCGGAGGCTTCAGGCACGCCCGCGTCGCGCAACGCTGCCTCCACTGCTGCACCGCTTCTGCCGGCCGATGGCGCCGGGATGGCCGACTCGATGCTCGTCAGCGAAGCCGCAGAGCCCGCCTGCTCGGACACGGCGCTGGGACCCGGCACTGGCACGGCTGCTGGCGCGGCTGCTGGCGCAGACACGATGGCCGCCGAGCCGCCGGCCCCCAGTACCGTCTGCCCCGAGTCGGGCGTTGCGGCGGGTACCGCTGCAGGCACCTCAGCACTAACGGGCCCGACCGCAGTGAGCTCGCCCGGGTCGAGGTACAGGTCGCCGCTTCGCAGCCCCACGTGAAGGTGGGCCTCGGACGACGAGTCATCGCCGGATGCGGCCGCGTGGCCCAGGGCATCACCTGCCGATACCGCATCTCCGGTCGTCACCGTCATCCCGTC contains the following coding sequences:
- a CDS encoding peptidoglycan DD-metalloendopeptidase family protein → MRVRRFAIALALALLSALVLPVAAHAAQGDLYAAGTPYRATTYSNHRSVFGTCPDAWVVDINANEGDAGRPVFAPEAGSVTIFSTGWGDGYGNSIIWMSADGREQIHVAHLSAFGATGAVAGGTLIGYAGSTGNSTGDHMHVSRAVDGQPAPLILSGHEIVPATSGLGTQYTSAGPLPVAFAVTGVSEGMPPYYCPVTLCFSCTGADAGTLTATLDGAPVASGSTVSSAGAHELTLTASLGGVPYTRRVAFTVAAPPAPGLEPVFRFYKPAGATHFFTPSHDERDGVITRWSGVYRYEGVAYWVNPAKNIQPLYRFYNRSNQSHFYTASAQERDTVVAQWSNVYSYEGETYRVTPVAAGGSAPVYRFYNLKNGSHFFTASAEEADLVIANWPNVYRFEGPAYWLAQ
- a CDS encoding adenylosuccinate synthase yields the protein MAGIVLVGAQWGDEGKGKITDLIADDFDYVVRFQGGNNAGHTVIHGGRTLKLHLIPSGIMYPHITPVIGNGCVIDPKVLLEEMDRLEADGLSTRRLLISCNAHLIMPYHRDLDGASERRLGSQEIGTTRRGIGPAYMDKASRMGLRVQDLIDEHIFRKKIEAALHEKNDILSKVYDLPTYTVDQIAEEYLPYAERIKPHIAETSALINKALDADQWVLFEGAQGALLDLDHGTYPFVTSSSPTAGGACTGVGVGPRRIDRVLGIAKAYITRVGSGPFPTELFDETGRHLIEVGHEYGTTTGRERRAGWFDGLIARFAVQVNGLTDLVITKLDVLSDLDRIKVCVAYEYEGKRYNDLPAHQTAFHHAKPIYEELPGWKTDITGCRTFEALPKAAQDYIAFLEDLAEVPVAMIAVGPSREQTIMRRWEGRL
- a CDS encoding GerMN domain-containing protein, yielding MKRMPMTRILTILLVLALFAALPIAGGCDKDEETPDVPVAEEADSGSESADGEAVTDADDAVETPAEDGSGAGEATNAPATITVRLYWVEAGENAIGIERTLPYTQAVATAAMNALLAGPTAQEQATWPAISSAIPAGTTLNGVTVAGGVAKVDLSSEFESGGGTFSVTARLAQVVYTLEQFPTVDAVEFYLDGVKVEMFSGEGLILDGPQTLDDYDGYLPIDA
- a CDS encoding methyl-accepting chemotaxis protein, giving the protein MAAGTTLRARLMIGFTAIIAGALLLAAAFGIWRFDATITQQAQASVSSNMTVASSLLADEIAAVTAATAETAVDGTLPFADDEQRLALTNGLARRAELTGITYFAFVSPSGEVGATSMGTAGYPSQWPLLLEWAAAGSTDGGLAIVPAEDLDAIGVGSHLRLTAKATDKGTVVEGEGDGALAVVSVAPTNGGVLVGVRILKLDNEFVDSVVAKVGGTSTLFQGGVRVATTLTDEDGYRALGTVVSDTVRRAVLENGESYLGDAFVFDRTYLAAYEPLRDPTDTVVGMLYVGVDETPYSDATRGFALAFSAVILFALVAALIGALNVSKSLATPLMQMSDAAGQVANGDLTAQVPTAGYRELRQLGESFNTMTGGLKTMIWHVDQSVSQLRTVASQITAASRSSAEQATAQASSVAQTTATLEELSRSFQSVADGARKVLHVAEDALESAQTGAATIDRAHDAMDELATGARDIAGAASAMNEVADGITDMTSIIGGIAEQTKILALNAAIEAARAGEAGKGFAVVSSEIRTLANSVSVSAARIAEMVTGIQDATARLQAAASRQTALSDGTVRSSDESRATFDAIVQQMADTASAAREIAEATVQQTRASDQLVEAMHQVSVSTRETASAAKQLASSAESVEAEAGTLTAGFTRFKTR
- a CDS encoding FAD-dependent oxidoreductase, which gives rise to MSEQRYDVVIIGAGPAGIFAAIELVRARPDLRILLLERGKPIDKRSCPARQASCIGCATCAITTGWGGAGAFSDGKLTLSTEVGGWLGEYTGTAALEQLIEDSDRIWLEFGATTVVHTPDPEATDRLMRQATLAEMRLVPMRIRHIGSDRSPAVLEAMHGYLTSAGVEVRTSTAVTRILAEEGRVRGVELADGTTVSTEVVIAAPGREGADWLAAQARELGIGLVNNAVDIGVRVEVPAPVMEPLTDHLYEAKLIQMSHRFGDQVRTFCMNPYGAVTAESYGDIVTVNGHSYAEKRTANTNFAVLVSQQFTHPFHEPITYGTSIARLANLLGEGILVQRLGDLRAGRRSTAKRIAESVVTPTMPSATPGDLSFVLPYRHLVDILDFLDSMDTLAPGVAADGTLLYGIEVKFYSSRLELSPQLQTKIAGLYAVGDGAGVTRGLVQSGSSGMVAARAALESLAR
- the dnaB gene encoding replicative DNA helicase — its product is MADDGVQALRERVPPHNIEAEQSLLGSMFLSADAVENCITIVDVDDFYRPPHRKIFSAIKYLHLRGDAVDQITVAARLESSGELDAAGGKPYLLDITGAVPTAANAEYYAQIVKRTSMLRQLIDAATTIQAYSYENPDDIDEVVERAEKTIFAVTNKRVSSNFRVLDDLVKESFAELEKLYDHKSHVTGVPTGFPDLDKILAGMHKGDLIILAARPSVGKTALALNIAVNAAKAGATTAVFSLEMSSAQLVQRIMCAEARVDSQKLRTGYLADEDWPLLMQAMGRLPLDRLHVDDTPSISILEVRAKARRLFRGVENGLIIVDYLQLMQPHGRRSENRQVEIAEISRGLKILAKELGCPVVALSQLSRAVEQRTSKRPMLSDLRESGAIEQDADVVIFIDRNTDPGAQDEPGRPQKGEAEIIVAKHRNGPTDSCRLSYLERFTRFVSLARNP
- the rplI gene encoding 50S ribosomal protein L9: MKVILLTDVKGRGKEGDVIDVARGFATNYLLPRNMAILASSGNLKQLEARMHNIRKREETKRVEAEGQAALIAGKALVIEAKAGDGGKLFGSVTSGMVADALSAQLGVDVDRKKLDLHGHIKTVGEHTIDVRIYQDVTAHLVLNVVPLGGVLLPFEAAPVEAKPVVEAVADDAEPAEADDDVTADEDDEAAEVADEATEAEDEV